The Alligator mississippiensis isolate rAllMis1 chromosome 11, rAllMis1, whole genome shotgun sequence genomic interval GCCTCCTTCCCCGTGGCCACAGAGACGAGGGGCGGCGCGTGGACCGCGAGGCTAGAAGGGCCCTGGGTGCGGGGACCATAGAAACCTCTGGGTGGCGAGGGCCGGAAGGGCCAGCCGGATGTGAGGACGTGGGCAAGAGGAGACGGGCGCCCCCAGCGACGCTCTAGCTGCTCTCCCGTCCGTCTCTATGACCCAGTCCATGGTGGCGCTTTCCCTGGGACGCGCAGAACCACGTGACCCTCAGCGAACGCCTCCGCAGGCACCACTCTAGGCCCCTCCTTCCTACTCTATGTTGCATcctgccgccccgcccccccccccccatgagtcTGTAGGGTTGTGTCTCCCTTgcctccctggagctgggctgggggtgtctggaccccctcccttgcccctaTGATCTTGCTCTACCTCCCCTCAGATCTTTCCCCATCCCTTCGTCCCCAGCCTGTGGCCCTGCACTGACCCCCTCCCTCCTCGGGACGTGCAGGGGGCAGCATGGGCCTGACAGCGAGGGGCatatttcccctccctcttcccagcaGCGGCAGTACAATGGCAGCCCCTCGCCTAGCGCGGAGCCGAACAGGACTCTGCAGCCCACTCGCAGTCATGGTGGCCTGCGTGGTGTTGATACCGACCGCCTCCCAGCATGAGGACTTCCATGGCCACTCGCACGAGGGCTTGCACCACGGGCACAGCCATGCTGCCCACGGCCACTCGCATGAGGACCATGGCCATGGCCACTCGCACAAGCACCCGGACCATGGCCACAGCCACGCCGACCACGGCCACTCGCATGAAGACTTCTCCCACGGGCACAGCCACGCTCACCATAGCCACGTGCACGAGGACTTCCATGACCATGGCCACGTGCACGAGGACTTCCACGGCCATGGCCACGTGCACGAGGACTTCCACGGCCATGGCCACGTGCACGAGGACTTCCATGGCCATAGCCATGCTCACCATGGCCATTCGCACAATGACCTGCACCATGGCCATGATCACTTGCACGTTGACATCCACCTGGGTCATGCCCACGAGGGTCTCcatggccctgggcaggctgatGCTAGGCACCCTGCAGAGGActcccccagccagcagctgccacaggagcGGCTGGACCCAGTCCAGTTGTGGACCCATGTAAGTTCCTGCATAGCATGATGGAGGCGTCATGAGCTGcacaccagggctccagtggctGCCTGACTACGTCTCTCCTCTCTTTCACTCTCCAGGCCGTGGGTGCCACGCTGCTGATCAGCGCTGCCCCTTACTTCATTCTCTTCCTCATTCCTGTGGAGTCCAACACGTCCCAGCACCAGGCCCTGCtcaagctgctgctcagctttgCCTCAGGAGGGCTCCTGGGAGATGCCTTCCTGCACCTCATCCCCCACGCCCTGGGTGAGTCCCAGGCTGgcttgggagggggcaggggctgtgcccctGCCTTCATCCCTGATCTCTctggcctcttccctccccagtgccccATTCCCACCACGCAGAGGGCAGCCAcacccactcccacccacagGTGCCTGGACACGGACATTCCCACCAAGGTAAAGGTGGGggtgagcaggggaggggggagcatgtTGGGTACAGGGTGGCTAAGCTGCAGCCACACCCTGACCCCCTGCgctggtcctgccacccccagggccAGAGCATGAGCAGATGATGTCAGTGGGGATCTGGGTGCTGGCCGGGATTGTTGCCTTCCTGGTGGTGGAGAAATTTGTGCGACACGTGAAGGGGGGACACGGACATGGGCACAGCCACAATGGGCAAAGCCACGGTACGTGCAGTCTAGGAACACCCCTCTTCTTCCTGGGCCCCTACAGTCTCCCTCCAGCCACATTCCTGGTCCCTGCTGGGGCTCAGGGAATTTCATTAGGACCCGCCATCGCAGCCTGTGAGGCAGAGCCTTCATCTCCCTGCTAGCAAGGGCTGGGgagctcctgtccccagcaggtAGCTCTCAGAGGGGTCATACATAATCcctgaggagggggagggggctcctgaggggatggggccggggggTGGTGCGGGGGTCCCTGTAACCTTGTGTACATGATCTCATGCCCCATTGTCTCTCCATAGCCCCCAAGGCAAAGAGCAGCTCCGGAGAGGAGGATGAGGGGCCCCGGGTCGAAGGGCTGCGGGAGAGGAAGGCCGGCCGGAGTGGTGTCCCCGACATGGCAGTGCAGAGGAAGAGAGGCCAGGAGCGCGAGCCGGGGACCCTGGAGTccagtgagagagggggcaagggggctgggaTTTAGGTCGGGGCTAGAGGGGGGAGGCACAGGATAGGGAGTCCTTCGCTCTCACtggcccccacccctgtcccccacTGCAGCGATGCGGGTGTCAGGCTACCTGAACCTGGCAGCCGACCTGGCACACAACTTCACAGACGGGCTGGCCATCGGGGCCTCCTTTCTGGCGGGCACCGGCGTGGGGGCTGTGACCACGCTCACTGTTCTGCTGCACGAGGTGCCCCATGAGGTCGGGGACTTCGCCATCCTCGTTCAGTCTGGCTGCAGCAAGCGCAAGGTAACATGGacccactcccttcccaccccctcccctgggagTCACCCTCCAGGACCTCCGTCCCTTAGGGGGCATCCTGATGTCCAGCCATGTCTGGAACCCCCCAGTTTCCCTGGggtaccccccccaccccaggaccccTTTAATCCCCCAGAATTTACCTCCCAGTACTTCTCCCAACCTCCCATATCCCCCAGGAGGCCCCCCCATTTCCAAGGCCACCTTCTCCATGCCCCCAGGATCCCCCCCATTTCCCAAGGGTCACCCACCAGCACTCCTCCCAGCTCTAAAACCACCCAGTTCCCCTAGGGGTCACTCCCCAGTGCTCCCCACATGCTCTGAAGGCCCTCCCGCATCTCCCAGGCATCACCCCCAGCACCTCTCTCATCTCACAACACCTCCGAAGTTCCCAAGAGTCACACCCCCAACACCTGTGGTACCCCCCAAGGGTTACTTCCCAGTGCCTCCTCATGCTTCCAGGATCACCTATCCCCAACGGGgcatcccccatgccctccccacttcctggGCATCATCCCCCCGTGCCCTCTGAATTCTCCCAGGACTTTCCCCAGCACCCCTCCCAACCCCAACACCCCCAATTCCCTAGGGGACATCCCTAACACCATTTCCAACCCTAGGACCCCCAGCCCCACGGGTCATGCCCTGAGGACCTTCCCATTTCCCAGGGGTCATCCCCAGGACCCTCCATTCCTATCCACCTGTTCCTTTCTCCCCTGTaaccctccaccctcccaatgGATCCCTGCCattctcctctgctgccccctcatGTGCCACTATCCCCCTGGGATGTcctgggctgcccccagccccctggtcccttatcagaccccccccccatcatCTCTGAGCACTCTCCTGTCCCACAGGccatgaggctgcagctggtgacagcactgggggcactggcaggcacAGCCTGCTCACTGCTGGCCGAAGGCATCGGGGAGGCAGCCACGGCCTGGATCCTGCCCTTCACGGCTGGCGGGTTCATCTACGTGGGCACTGTCTCCGTCATCCCTGAGCTGCTGCGTGACACCGCCCCactccagtccctgctgcaggtcCTCGGCCTGGTGGCtggtgtagccatgatggtcctcATCGCCCACTACGAGTAGCCGGGGCGctgggggggagtgagggtgAGGCAGGGGACCCAGCTGTCCTGAAGCCTCCCAGGGTAGAGGACTGGTGTCTGTATTGGGGGTCTGCTAGAGAccttggggcagggccaggcacagggcacctccccccctcccccaccgagGCATGGCAGGGACCCAGGCACCCGGAGCAGGTGCTGTGCACCCCCGCGGCCCTGGAGCCGTGGGCAGGCTGGGGCGGCTCTGGGGGCATTGCATGACTCAGAGCCCTGCCGTTGTGGCCGGGGTGGACCCAGGCGCGGCATGGGTTAGGGTGTGTGCGCCCACCTCGCCTGGGTCCTTGTCTAgcggggcaggaagcagctcaCGCTCCAGGCGCTTCCTGGGGGCAGCGGGGCCCCCttctaggctgggctgtgggggcagcaggactgcacttggggggggggtgatgccAGGCTCCTTTGCCCCCCACGGAgcgggttgggggtggaggggccttCCTCTCGGGACCAGGGGgcgggggttgtgggggaggggacaagTGGACCCAGGCGCCCGGGTCcgtacccccccccccggtgtgtgtgcgggggggggctgtgggggcgcGTTTTGTACGTGATTGCGTCTTTTGTAAGGGGGGGGTCTGTGGCCGCTGTGCGAATCAAGCAATGAACGAATTAAAGGATCCGCTCCGGCTCTGCTCCCAGTCCggcgcgggggggcggggggacctGCCCGCGGCTCCGCACGCCAGCGCGGAGGACCGAGCAGCGAGCGGCAGCCAGAGCGACCCGGCGCGGGGCGCCCCGTCTCGCTGCCCCGCACTTCCGGGCCCGACCCCGCCATGGCCGCCCCGCAGCGCCTCCGCGCCGCCCTGGCGCTCGTCACAGGTgccggcggggcgggcggggcgaGGGGGGGCGACGGGCGGAGGGCAGGGCCGCGGGGGGGGCGCGCCCCTGTGCGCAGCCCGTGACCCGGCCCGGTCCGGTCCGCGCAGGGGGGGGCGGCGGCATCGGCGCGTCGGTGTGCGCCCGCCTGGCCCGCGAGGGCGCGCGCGTGGCGGTGGCGGACCGGgacgaggcggcggcggcgcacACGGCGCGGGGGCTGCCGCGGGCCGAGCCGGGCCAGGAGCACGAGGCCTTCGGCGTCGACGTCGCCTGCGCCCGCAGCGTCAGCCAGCTCCTGGCCCAGGTCCAGGTAACCCTGCCGGGGCCCGGCGTCCCTGCGCCAGCCCGCCCACCCCACTGCCTTTCCAGAGCTGCGGGGGGGGCCACGCGTCCGGGCTCCCGGCCCCATGCACTAACCACCCGCCCCGCTGCCCTCGGAGCCGGGGGACCAGGCACCCGCGCTCCCAACCCACCCACCCCGCTGCCCTCGGAGCCGGGGCCCAGGTGTCTGCTCCCAACCCACCCACCCCGCTGCCCTTAGAGCCGGGGGACCAGGCATCCGCACTCCCAACCCACCCACCCCGCTGCCCTTGGAGCTGGGGGACCAAGCATCTGTGCTCCCaacccacctgctcccctgccctcggAGCAAAGGGACCAGGCGTCTGCTCCCAACCCACCCGCCCCGCTGCCCTTAGAGCTGGGGGACCAGGCATCCGCGCTCCCAACCCACCCACCCCGCTGCCCTCGGAGCCGGGGGACCAAGCATCTGTGCTCCCAACCCACCCACCCCGCTGGCCTTGGAGCTGGGGGACCAGGCATCTGTGCTCCCAACCCACCCACCCCGCTGGCCTTGGAGCTGGGGGACCAGGCATCCGCACTCCCAACCCACCTGCCCCGCTGCCCTTGGAGCCAGAGGACCAGGCATCCGCGCTCCCAACCCACCCACCCCGCTGCCCTTGGAGCTGGGGGACCAAGCATCTGCACTCCCAACCCACCCGCCCCGCTGCCCTCGGAGCCAGGGGACCAGGCATccacactcccaacccacctGCCCCGCTGCCCTCGGAGCCAGGGGACCAGGCGTCTGCTCCCAACCCACCTGCCCCGCTGCCCTCGGAGCCAGGGAGCCAGGtttctgctcccaccccacccaccccaatgCCCTCAGagttgcagggtccaggctgCCAGCCCCGTGCACTAACCCACCCACCCCAATGCCCTTCCCGAGCCAGGGGACCTAGGCATTCAGGCTCCCGTTGGAACCACTAGACCCCACTCACATCTCAGAGCCAGGAAGGAACTGGGGCGTCCAGGATCCTAATTCCCTGCCTCTAGCCTAGCCAGCCTCCTCCCCCTAGCCTGGGAACGACCCCAGGCATCTCCCTGCTCTACAGCTCCCCCATAGTGAGCTGGGGAGAGACTCGGGctgtcctgccccccacccccagcagcgcctggtgggaacccaggtgtcctgacccAGGCATCCGGCAGGCCCGGTTCTCGGCCGCGCCCCATGTGTGCGTGAACTGTGCTGGGATCACCCGGGACGAGTTCCTACTCAAGCAGACAGAGGCCGCATTCGATGAAGTCATTGCTGTCAACCTCAAGGTACAGATGGTTGTGCGGGGGGCTGAGACGGGAGCTGGGATCCCAAAGTGATGCCCCCCCCGCCTCTTCCCAGGGCACCTTCCTGGTCATGCAGGCTGTGGCGCAGGCACTGGTGCAGAGCGGTGCCCTTGGTGGCTCCATCATCAACCTGGGCAGCATCGTGGGCAAGGTGAGGGCCATGAGCTTCCCTGGGACAGTGCCCTGGGCTGTgaggggggagagcagggctgcaaGCTTCCTGGCAGCAGTGCCCTGGAGAGGATGGATGTCCAGTGCTGCAACCTTCCTCTGAGCAGTTCCTTGGTTCAAACCctattccctcccctccaccccactctctCCGGCAGGTAGGAAACCTGGGGCAGGTGAACTACGTGGCGTCCAAGGCAGGCGTGGAGGGGCTGACCAAGACTGCTGCCAAGGAGCTGGCCAGGTGTGGGGGCCAGATGGCCCAGCTaggctgtggggggagaggcTTGGGGTGAGACCCACCACATCACTATACCCCCCCACCGCGCAGGTATGGGATCCGCTGCAACGTAGTGCTGCCTGGCTTCATCCGCACCCCCATGACGGATCAGGTGCCCCCCAAAGTGATGGAGAAGGTACCCCCAGGCCCCCTCCCTCTTTTGCCGTGAGCAGTGccctggaggggggaagggggcacccATATCTTTGACTCCCATCTTTCCATCCTCAGTTATTAGCGCTGGTGCCTATGGGACGGCTCGGAGACCCTGAAGGTCAGAGGCACCTGGAGCCGGGCACTGGGGAATattggatggggggaggggctgtggcttgggccaGAGGCATGTGTGGTTGTGagtgagggctgggggctgtgcacccagACTGGGGGGACTGTGAGCGCAGCCTTGGTGTATGGATGCTGCCTctaacccccccaccctgctccccgcCCAGAGGTGGCTGACGTCTGCGCCTTCCTGGCCTCAGAGGAGAGTCGTTACATCACAGGGGCCAGCGTGGAGGTGACAGGTATGGGGGGAGCCAGTAAAGGGGGGCAGGGCCTATCTGCCCCATCCCAGGGCTTCACACTCCCTCTCTTGTTTCAGGGGGGCTCTTTCTCTGATGGACCTGccccctgtcctgctgctgggAGGTCCAGCAGTTCCCAGAAGCCTTTGCTCTGagctcctgcctccacccccacccccccggtgGAGCTGAGGGGGCGCATCCAGCATTTCCCAAGTGCCTCTGCAGCCGCCTTCCCTGCCCCCGCaagcccagcctgggcaggggaCACTGGGGGCCCTGCTGGCTCATCACACTACAATAAATCGGTCATCGCACCTGGAAAGACAGCGTCAGGctgaatttttctctctcttccccgccatcgacccacccccaccctggacgcctgggttctttcTCCAGCACTGGGAACTCAGACGTCTTGGTCCTTTGCACCCCCACAACCTgcttcatgcctcagtttccccaccccccccgcccccgctgtCACCCAGCGACAAATCCCAGCCGTGTGGCCGCATTAATGAGCAGCgaggggcagctggggaaggggggggttcATGGGGGGCCGGGGATTAGGGGCCAGGATAATGGGAGCGGGAGaggggcgggggccggggggaTGCCTGCCATTCACA includes:
- the HSD17B8 gene encoding (3R)-3-hydroxyacyl-CoA dehydrogenase isoform X3, yielding MAAPQRLRAALALVTGGGGGIGASVCARLAREGARVAVADRDEAAAAHTARGLPRAEPGQEHEAFGVDVACARSVSQLLAQVQARFSAAPHVCVNCAGITRDEFLLKQTEAAFDEVIAVNLKGTFLVMQAVAQALVQSGALGGSIINLGSIVGKVGNLGQVNYVASKAGVEGLTKTAAKELARYGIRCNVVLPGFIRTPMTDQVPPKVMEKLLALVPMGRLGDPEEVADVCAFLASEESRYITGASVEVTGGLFL
- the HSD17B8 gene encoding (3R)-3-hydroxyacyl-CoA dehydrogenase isoform X2; the encoded protein is MNELKDPLRLCSQSGAGGRGDLPAAPHASAEDRAASGSQSDPARGAPSRCPALPGPTPPWPPRSASAPPWRSSQGGAAASARRCAPAWPARARAWRWRTGTRRRRRTRRGGCRGPSRARSTRPSASTSPAPAASASSWPRSSSAWWEPRCPDPGIRQARFSAAPHVCVNCAGITRDEFLLKQTEAAFDEVIAVNLKGTFLVMQAVAQALVQSGALGGSIINLGSIVGKVGNLGQVNYVASKAGVEGLTKTAAKELARYGIRCNVVLPGFIRTPMTDQVPPKVMEKRWLTSAPSWPQRRVVTSQGPAWR
- the SLC39A7 gene encoding zinc transporter SLC39A7; translated protein: MAAPRLARSRTGLCSPLAVMVACVVLIPTASQHEDFHGHSHEGLHHGHSHAAHGHSHEDHGHGHSHKHPDHGHSHADHGHSHEDFSHGHSHAHHSHVHEDFHDHGHVHEDFHGHGHVHEDFHGHGHVHEDFHGHSHAHHGHSHNDLHHGHDHLHVDIHLGHAHEGLHGPGQADARHPAEDSPSQQLPQERLDPVQLWTHAVGATLLISAAPYFILFLIPVESNTSQHQALLKLLLSFASGGLLGDAFLHLIPHALVPHSHHAEGSHTHSHPQVPGHGHSHQGPEHEQMMSVGIWVLAGIVAFLVVEKFVRHVKGGHGHGHSHNGQSHAPKAKSSSGEEDEGPRVEGLRERKAGRSGVPDMAVQRKRGQEREPGTLESTMRVSGYLNLAADLAHNFTDGLAIGASFLAGTGVGAVTTLTVLLHEVPHEVGDFAILVQSGCSKRKAMRLQLVTALGALAGTACSLLAEGIGEAATAWILPFTAGGFIYVGTVSVIPELLRDTAPLQSLLQVLGLVAGVAMMVLIAHYE
- the HSD17B8 gene encoding (3R)-3-hydroxyacyl-CoA dehydrogenase isoform X1 translates to MNELKDPLRLCSQSGAGGRGDLPAAPHASAEDRAASGSQSDPARGAPSRCPALPGPTPPWPPRSASAPPWRSSQGGAAASARRCAPAWPARARAWRWRTGTRRRRRTRRGGCRGPSRARSTRPSASTSPAPAASASSWPRSSSAWWEPRCPDPGIRQARFSAAPHVCVNCAGITRDEFLLKQTEAAFDEVIAVNLKGTFLVMQAVAQALVQSGALGGSIINLGSIVGKVGNLGQVNYVASKAGVEGLTKTAAKELARYGIRCNVVLPGFIRTPMTDQVPPKVMEKLLALVPMGRLGDPEEVADVCAFLASEESRYITGASVEVTGGLFL